A window of the Planococcus citri chromosome 4, ihPlaCitr1.1, whole genome shotgun sequence genome harbors these coding sequences:
- the LOC135843486 gene encoding luciferin sulfotransferase-like produces MDSSTIEISPVPFDPELETAKGKIKKINAAFGEIMVGPKHVMFTKPYAEWADEILNMDVREDDVWIISVPRSGSTWTQEMVWLLCNNLNYDAAKENDLHKRFMYLELAAITGQSRFGKEFWTVDKVANAESPRFIKTHIPFELLPRKLWTVKPKIIYVYRNPKDVVISKYHFCSMISGYDGTFEEFAEIFIRDKCVYNPYWPHVLDFWAFQKTHNVLFLKYEKMKEDLLSVVHKVADYLETSLTSEQAMDLADHLDYKNMKHNSAVNQEKQLTRFGVIDKREDANFIRKGYSGQWKEKMTPEMIARFDTWSKKYIAGTDFEFYEYL; encoded by the exons ATGGATTCGAGTACCATTGAAATCTCACCAGTTCCATTTGATCCCGAATTAGAAACTGCGAAAGGCAAAATAAAGAAGATTAATGCAGCATTTGGCGAAATTATGGTGGGGCCTAAACATGTTATGTTCACGAAACCATACGCTGAATGGGCCGATGAAATTCTCAATATGGATGTTCGTGAAGATGATGTATGGATTATTTCAGTTCCTAGAAGTG gaAGTACATGGACCCAAGAAATGGTTTGGTTATTATGCAATAATTTAAATTACGATGCTGCCAAAGAAAATGATCTTCATAAACGGTTCATGTATTTAGA ATTAGCTGCTATTACAGGACAATCACGATTTGGTAAAGAGTTTTGGACTGTCGATAAAGTGGCCAATGCTGAATCACCAAGATTTATAAAAACTCACATACCGTTTGAATTATTACCTAGGAAGTTGTGGACTGTAAAACCCAAG ataATTTATGTTTACCGTAATCCGAAAGATGTGGTTATCTCCAAATACCATTTCTGCAGTATGATCAGTGGATACGATGGAACATTTGAAGAATTTGCAGAGATATTCATTCGagataaat GTGTTTATAATCCATATTGGCCACACGTTCTTGATTTTTGGGCATTTCAGAAAACTCACAATGTGTTATTtctaaaatacgaaaaaatgaaagaa GATTTATTATCAGTGGTACATAAAGTAGCGGATTACTTAGAAACTAGCTTAACTTCGGAGCAAGCTATGGATTTGGCAGATCATTTAgattacaaaaatatgaaacataACTCAGCTGTCAATCAAGAAAAACAATTGACCCGGTTTGGAGTCATTGATAAACGAGAGGATGCCAATTTTATTAGGAAAGGTTACAGTGGACAATGGAAGGAAAAAATGACACCAGAAATGATTGCCCGGTTTGatacatggtcaaaaaaatacatcgctGGGACTGATTTTGAGTTCTATGAGTATCTATGA